In Nasonia vitripennis strain AsymCx chromosome 2, Nvit_psr_1.1, whole genome shotgun sequence, a genomic segment contains:
- the LOC103317100 gene encoding protein ALP1-like, protein MPNCIGAIDGKHIEIRAPSNFGSLYFNYKKFNSIVLLATCNHRYEFTLVDVGAYGGGSDGGIFARSELGKSLEEKSLDIPKEYANLPGSNIIMPYYFVGDEAFKLSENLMRPYPGRHLSDIKRIFNYRLSRARRCIENAFGIIVARWRVFSKPIGFEPDSVDVLVLASVCLHNFLMARTQKQVRQMYCPQEPIHQENMDEMNLPENIAQTHTQADATVAHNIRDLLKILNCIIKLHNIFFCLKAKSAGSTSISRDKYQDTREVNCIFLKCKRKCK, encoded by the coding sequence ATGCCAAATTGCATTGGAGCTATTGACGGCAAACATATTGAAATTAGAGCACCATCAAACTTTGGAtctctttattttaattataaaaaatttaacagcattgttttattagcaacatGTAATCATCGATACGAATTTACACTAGTTGATGTTGGCGCATATGGTGGTGGGAGCGATGGTGGTATTTTTGCTCGAAGTGAGCTTGGCAAATCATTAGAAGAAAAGTCATTAGATATTCCTAAAGAATACGCCAATTTACCAGGTTCAAACATAATTATGCCTTACTATTTTGTTGGCGATGAAGCATTTAAACTGAGTGAAAATTTAATGCGACCATACCCTGGTCGTCATCTGAGTGatataaaaagaatttttaattacagaTTATCACGAGCAAGAAGGTGCATTGAAAATGCTTTTGGGATTATAGTAGCAAGATGGAGAGTTTTTAGTAAGCCTATTGGATTCGAACCTGACTCTGTGGATGTACTTGTTCTGGCAAGTGTTTgtttgcataattttttaatggcTCGAACTCAAAAACAAGTCCGACAGATGTATTGTCCTCAAGAACCAATTCACCAGGAAAATATGGATGAAATGAACCTACCAGAAAATATTGCACAAACTCATACTCAAGCAGATGCCACTGTAGCACATAATATTcgtgatttattaaaaatattaaattgcaTTATTAAATTGCACAATATTTTCTTTTGCCTGAAGGCGAAGTCAGCTGGCAGTACGAGTATCAGTCGTGACAAATACCAAGATACACGAGAAGTAAATTGTATTTTTCTAAAATGTAAacgaaaatgtaaataa